In a single window of the Elaeis guineensis isolate ETL-2024a chromosome 6, EG11, whole genome shotgun sequence genome:
- the LOC105046950 gene encoding probable indole-3-acetic acid-amido synthetase GH3.1, whose protein sequence is MPEAPNFVQSWVTASVPEEHRKVLDYIEDVTVNADQVQRRVLSEILTQNAPAEYLHRHGLSGHATADLDAFKRLIPVITYEDLQPDILRIAHGDPSPILSGRPISEFLTSSGTSGGERKLMPTIHDELVRRSLFYSLMTPVMSQFVPGLDKGKAMYLYFVKSESRTPGGLVARPVLTSYYKSRHFLDRPFDPYNILTSPNEAILCSDSYQSMYAQLLCGLVQSADVVRVGAVFASGFLRATKFLEKHWPRLCCDIRTGMLDPQITDRTVREAVERVLRPDPGLAGHIEFECSKASWQGIIRRIWPNTKYIDIIVTGAMAQYIPTLEFYGGGLPLACTMYGSSECYFGINLNPMCKPSEVAYTLIPTMAYFEFLPVHHINKGAKDDDQRDLVDLVDVKLGQEYELVVTTYSGLYRYRVGDVLRVAGFKNKAPQFNFVRRKNVALSIDSDKTDEVELHAAVRNAVNHLEPFGASLVEYTSYADTSSIPGHYVLFWELKAGGTAVPPSVFEDCCLAAEESLNSVYRQGRVCDKSIGPLEIRVVEEGTFDKLMDCALSQGASINQYKAPRCVRSGPVVELLDGRVQSRFFSPKCPKWVPGHKQWSIDNGGI, encoded by the exons ATGCCCGAAGCTCCCAATTTTGTGCAGTCCTGGGTCACTGCTTCGGTCCCGGAGGAACACCGCAAGGTTCTTGACTACATCGAGGATGTGACCGTTAATGCCGACCAGGTCCAGCGCCGGGTGCTCTCGGAGATCCTCACCCAGAACGCGCCTGCCGAGTATCTGCACCGCCATGGACTATCCGGCCATGCCACCGCCGACCTCGACGCCTTCAAGCGCCTCATCCCTGTCATCACCTACGAAGATCTCCAGCCCGACATCCTCCGCATCGCCCATGGCGACCCCTCGCCCATCCTCTCCGGCCGCCCAATCTCCGAGTTCCTCACTAG CTCTGGGACATCGGGCGGTGAGCGGAAGCTTATGCCCACGATCCACGATGAGCTCGTCCGTCGATCGCTTTTCTATAGCCTGATGACGCCGGTGATGAGCCAATTCGTGCCGGGCCTCGACAAAGGCAAAGCAATGTACCTATACTTCGTCAAATCGGAGTCCCGGACCCCCGGCGGCCTCGTCGCCCGCCCGGTCCTCACCAGCTACTACAAGAGCCGACACTTCCTCGACCGGCCCTTCGACCCCTACAACATCCTTACCAGCCCCAACGAGGCCATCCTGTGCTCGGACTCGTACCAAAGCATGTACGCCCAACTGCTGTGCGGTCTGGTCCAGAGCGCCGACGTGGTCCGAGTAGGCGCGGTCTTCGCCTCCGGCTTCCTTCGGGCCACCAAATTCCTGGAGAAGCACTGGCCTCGTCTGTGCTGCGACATCAGGACCGGCATGCTGGACCCCCAGATCACCGACCGGACCGTGCGTGAGGCCGTCGAGCGCGTGCTCCGGCCGGACCCCGGCCTCGCAGGCCACATCGAGTTCGAGTGCAGCAAGGCCTCGTGGCAGGGCATCATCCGCCGGATATGGCCTAACACCAAGTACATCGACATCATCGTCACTGGCGCAATGGCGCAGTATATCCCCACTCTCGAATTCTACGGCGGGGGACTCCCATTGGCATGCACCATGTACGGCTCGTCGGAGTGCTACTTCGGTATTAACCTGAATCCCATGTGCAAGCCTAGCGAGGTCGCCTACACCTTGATCCCCACCATGGCCTACTTCGAGTTCCTTCCAGTCCATCATATTAACAAGGGCGCCAAGGACGACGATCAACGTGACCTGGTCGACCTCGTTGATGTGAAGCTCGGGCAGGAGTACGAGCTCGTCGTCACTACTTACTCTG GGTTGTATCGATATAGAGTCGGCGACGTGCTTAGGGTCGCCGGATTTAAGAACAAGGCGCCGCAGTTCAATTTTGTGCGGCGGAAGAATGTGGCGCTAAGCATCGATTCGGATAAAACCGACGAGGTCGAGCTCCATGCAGCGGTGAGGAATGCGGTGAACCATCTGGAGCCGTTCGGGGCATCGCTGGTGGAGTACACGAGCTACGCCGACACCTCGAGCATCCCGGGCCACTACGTGCTCTTCTGGGAGCTGAAGGCGGGAGGGACGGCGGTGCCACCGTCGGTGTTTGAGGACTGCTGCCTGGCGGCGGAGGAGTCGCTGAATAGCGTGTACCGGCAAGGGCGGGTGTGCGACAAGTCGATCGGGCCGCTGGAGATCCGAGTGGTGGAGGAGGGGACGTTCGACAAGCTGATGGACTGCGCGTTGAGCCAGGGAGCATCGATCAACCAGTACAAGGCGCCGAGGTGCGTGCGGTCGGGGCCGGTCGTCGAGCTGCTCGACGGCCGGGTACAGTCCCGGTTCTTCAGCCCAAAGTGCCCCAAATGGGTTCCGGGACACAAGCAATGGAGCATAGATAATGGTGGGATCTAA